The genomic segment AATTTACTAGCCTATACAATGTCAAACAGTGGGACACAGGTAGCCTAGCTTTAGAGACTGTCACGTTCGTCTTTGtaataatgatcggaccaaggcgcagcctgagtagcgttccacattatttatttgaaagtgaaactaagcaaagacaaaaacaaataaacaataaactaacAATAGAgatgctacatgcactaactcaaaacataaacaatatcccataacccacaggtggaaaaaaatgctacttaagtatgatccccaattagagacaacgataaccagctgcctctaattgggaatcatacaaatcaccaaaatatagaaaactaaactagaaccccacatagaaaatataaactcgattaacccccagtcacaccctgacctactctaccatagaaaataaaaactttaAAACTCTCCAAAGTTACACAGAATATTACAAACTAATGTGCAATATATAAAATATGTAAATACTTAGGAATAATACACAGGATATAGGCTACACAGGTCAGGTCATatactatactgtaaatacaatacaaaaaGCAGACCACAACTATATAACTAAatacatatattaaactgtagaaaGTTCAAAAAAttatttacatatacactaccgttcaaagtttGGTGTcacctagaaatgtccttgtttttgaagaaAGCAAATTCTTTTGTCCATTaaagtaacatcaaattgatcagaaacacagtgtacacattgttcatgttgtaaatgactattgtagctggaaacggcagattttttatggaatatctacataggcgtacagaggcccttagcagcaaccatcactcctgtgttcctttggcacgttgtgttagctaatccaagtttatcattttaaaaggctaattgatccttagaaaaccctttcgcaattatgttagcacagctaaaaactgttgttctgattaaagaagcaagaaAACTGAccttcttcagactagttgagtatctggagagtcagcatttgtgggttcgattacaggctcaaaatggccagaaactaataagtttcttctgaaactcgtcagtctattcttgttctgggaaaagaagactattccatgcgagaaattgtcaagaaacatccgactatgattgataatgtcaaaggcCAGACTGAAGTcgaacaaaacagctcccacaatcttttcaTCATACATTTCTCCTCAGCCATTCATCAGTCAATTGTGTTTTGCGCCTGCATGTTGAATGTcattccctataagcgtgctgaaaatcTGTCGTAATTttttttactgtaaaatagcattgtatctgggcAAACACAACTCTAAATGCTATAAAGTATTTGAGGTGCTACTTGATCTAGCttagtttgcacttttgggattaTTCCATTAATTGCTTTAATGTACCAGGTAAACTAAGTCAACCACAGCTCTTTAACAGTacatactgtcagtgtgtgttgttgttgttgttccaggGGTGGATGCTGCCTCGGGGGTGGTGAACActacagaggaggaggtggaaggggtGGACTCCCAGTCACCATGCCCAGCCGGGTGGCATCAGAATGAGCATCGCTGCTTCTCCTTCTACCCCGTCTGGGCCACCTGGGCCACTGCAGAGGTAACACTtgtaacagagagagacaattaCTAATTACTACTACTATTTCACAACTATTGATACTTCAAGACTAGCAAGCACACATTTACTTCAGAAAATATCAATTTCTAGCCTGCATTGATCTTTGCTCCCTGAGGTACTGCCTGGGCTTTTAGCTCAGCCGGGCTAACACAGTGTTCTCTGGCTGTCCCTCTAGTCATACTGCTCCCAGCACAGAGGGAACCTGGTGTCGGTTCACAGCCCTGGTCAACAGATGTTTGTCCAGGATCTGGTCAGGAGACACACATACCAGCCGGTCTGGATAGGAGGCTACGACGCAGCTCAGGTAAACTGGGTCAATAATTcatcagtcagtctgtcaatcaATCTGTCAAATGTCTACAGGTTACACAGGCAAAAGCTCAACGTACTTTTCGTTTAAAAAACAATGAAGTGTTTTCAATCCATCAATCAATGTTTTTCTGTGATAAGGAGGAGGTGTGGCTGTGGAGTGACGGCTCAGCTGTTGACCGTTTTTACTGGGAGGAGGATGAGCCCAGTAACTCTGGACAGGGGGAGAACTGTATGGAGCTACACACTGgaggtacgcacacacacacacacacacacacacacacacacacacacacacacacacacacacactctgagcaCATTGAAATAACTGAAGTGTGATTTGTTGTTGCCTTGACAAAAGGTGGGCAGGGCTGGAATGAGCGTGTCCTGTGGAGAGCTGAGGTTCTATGTGTGTTCTATGGAGACAAGGTAGCAGGACAACACTGTCTTGTATCTGGACATGTTCTTACAGAGACCATATTAACACTAAAttaaattcatgtttttttttttcattttcttttagATCTGGTTTAGCAGCATTACCAAGTCAGAAGAAAGCACATGAGAGAGGTAGGATTGTTTTGTCCCATTGCTTAGGCTAGACAGATCTAAAAGATCAAGAAGTTTCTGATGTCTGATAGTGGTTAGTTACAGGTGCAGCTCCTTGTTGTAATGGTCGTCATGAACACAGGACCAAAAGCAGGCgggaatatgaatgctcatctttttaatattgagaaaagtgaacacttacaaaataaacaaaacaacgactACACAGTTCCATAAGGAAAAGTagctatacagaaaacatctacccacaaaacccaaaggaaaaacaggctgcctaagtatgactcccaacatagaaacacggatatagaatgcccacccaaatcacaccctgaccaaacctaaatagagacatataaaggctctctcaggtcagggcgtgacagtacccccctccaaaggtgtggactccggccgcaaaacctgaacctatatGGGAGGGTCTGGTTGGGCATTTCTCGCGGTGGAGGCTCTGGAGTGGGATGCAGACCCCGTTTAACTGGCTCCCCTAGAGCGTGATCTCCTGCCGCCGACCACGGACCCTCGCAGTgggccccggactggagggcgactctggctgcgcccggacaggcgggcgactctggcagctccggacaggcgggcgactctggcagctccggacaggcgggagactctggcagctccggacaggcgggcgactctggcagctccggacaggcgggcgactctggcagctcaggacaggcgggcgactctggcagctccggacaggtgggcggctctggcggctcggactggctctgggcgcaggcacacgattcaccaggctggggagaaatgcaggaggcctggctctgggcgcaggcacaggcacaggactcaccaggctgggagacatgcaggaggcctggctctgggcgcaggcacaggactcaccaggctggggagacatgcaggaggcctggttctgggcgcaggcacaggactcaccaggctgggggagacatgcaggaggcctggctctgggagaaggcacaggactcaccaggctggggagacatgcaggaggcctggttctgagcgcaggcacaggactcaccaggctggggagacatgcaggaggcctggctctgggagaaGGCACAGGCTTCAccaggctgggagacatgcaggaagcctggctctgggagcaggcacaggcttcaccaggctggggagacatgcaggaagcctggctctgggagcaggcacaggcttcaccaggctggggagacatacaggaagcctggctctgggcgcaggcacaggactcaccaggctggggagacatgcaggaggcctggttctgggtgcaggcacaggatagaccttgtcctggagacgcactggaggtctggtgcgcacggcctgcacaacccgtcctggctcgatgcccactctcgcaCGGCAGGtgttaggagctgggatgtagcgcaccgggcgcTCAAcacgtactggggacaccgtgcgctctgccgcataacacggtgcctgaccagtaccacgcgcctcctgtaagcacggaaAGTTGGCTCAGAATTTCTTCCTGACTCAGAACAACTtcttgtgtgcccccccaaaaaaatgttttggggctgcctctcatgcctgctgcgctcccttgcctcataccacCGCCTCTCAGCTTTCGCTGCCTCCAGTTCCTCTTTCGGGCGGCGATATTCCCCAGCTTGTCTCCATGGTCCCtttccgtccagaatttcctcccaagtccacgaatcCTGAACCCTCTGCTCCTTGTTCCCACGCTGCTTGATCCTCATATGGTGGGTagatctgtaacggtcgtcgtgaacacaggaccaaaacgcagcgggaatatgaatgctcatctttttaatattgaGAAAAGTTAACacttacaaaaataaacaaaacaacgactacacagttccataaggcaaagtagctatacagaaaacatctacccacaaacccaaaggggaaaaacaggctgctaagtatgactcccaatcagcaacaacgatatacagctgttcctgattgagagccataccgcgaaaacaaagaaatcccaaacatagaaacacggacatagaatgcccacccaaatcacaccctgaccaaacctaaatagagacataaaaaggctctctcaggtcagggtgtgacacttgtTGATTGGCACTCTGACATTAAGATGACAGCTGTCTGATGATTAATGACACTTGCGAATGCTATGCCATTTCAAACTTTAAAACATGTTGATCTGTCTGGAATGTTAAGGTTTTTGTCCTCCTAGAAAACCTCTTCCTCTTTAATGGGATATCTTCAACATTATAAAGCTCCCTTTATTTAAATCTCCCACTTTAAATCTGACTTCCAACATTCTGTTCCTCAAAACAATGTGACTTTGAATCAGCTATTTTGACCCCTTTCCCAGTAGCTTCGACAAAAACGTAGAGCATATTATTAGTCTACTCTGCTATTCAAATCTAAAATTAGAACAGAAATAACTTTTACCAGTCAAACTATACAGCTGTTTTGGTAACTGCatcaactagtttaatgtagctaacttcctactgttgaattaactgctatatagctagtttaatgtagctaacttcccactgttgaattaactgcatcaactagtttaatgtagctaacttcctactgttgaattaactgctatagaactagtttaatgtagctaacttcccactgttgaattaactgctatagaactagtttaatgtagctaacttcctactgcgttgaattaactgctatataactagtttaatgtagctaacttcccactgttgaattaactgctatagaactagtttaatgtagctaacttcccactgttgaattaactgctatagaactagtttaatgtagctaacttcccactgttgaattaactgctatagaactagtttaatgtagctaacttcccactgttgaactaactgctatagaactagtttaatgtagctaacttcctactgttgaattaactgctatagaactagtttaatgtagcctaacttcccactgttgaatcaactgcatcaactagttttaatgtagctaacttcccactgttgaattaactgctatataacttagtttaatgtagctaacttcccactgttgaattaactgctaccTAGAACTAGTTTAAGTAGcaacttcctactgttgaattaactgctagaactagtttaatgtagctaacttcccactgttgaattaactctagtataactagtttaatgtagctaacttcctactgttgaattaactgctatagaactagttttaatgtagctaacttcccactgttgaactaactgctatagaactagtttaatgtagctaacttccactgttgaattaactgctatagaactagtttaatgtagctaacttcccactgttgaattaactgctatagaactagtttaatgtagctaacttcccatcATTGAACTAACTGCCaaagaactagtttaatgtagatAACTTTGTCAGGTGTGTGCGTGCTGgcagcgaagtcaggtgcaggagagcagagatctGTGGGGCAAAAAAAACTAACTTTATTGAGGCAAAGTGCAAAACGCGAAAAACAGTCACAATAtattatgtttaacaataaacatctgCGTGAAAATAACACGGAAAAACAAACCAGTCTGACGCGTCAACaataaacacgtaacacaaacaatttcacacaaagacataagggggaacagaggaataaatacatgtagtgtgattgggaataaaaaccaggtgtgcagggaacaagacaaaacaaatggatacatgaaaatggagcggcgatggcaagaaagctggtgacgtcgaccgccacgccgcctgaacaaggagaggagccacttcagcggaagtcgtgacacacttggagattgtttcttgttttgcctgtgtgagcctgacaagactgttttgttgttcgtgcgttcttcgtttgttattttgggtgttctctttatttaaaaaataaataacaagatgagcatccacattctgctgcgttttggtcctccattcccgacgacaaccgttacagaatctcccaccaaataaggaccaagcagcggaggaaggagcaacggaGGGACGATTGGGAAAAATGAGACATGGGCAGAGTTGAGGAGAGGCATTTCCAGGGCTGTGGAAGAtttaagggagcccgagaggcagcccccaagattttttggggggagcacacgggtagtttggctgggcgagagTGAGCCCAGGCCAAATCCGTACCTTTTGGGCAACtagtgactggacaggtcccgtgtttcggggtaatgggtactgtggcaaggccaagtatttttaggccggtacgcgcaataccagcgccccacatttgccagggggaagtgggcatccagccagtaagagcgatgccagttctgcatcgagaccgccagtaagcctctacggtccagtgcgtcagcccagtccgactccgtcctgttcccgctcccgcactagccctgaggtgcgtgttcccaggctgatacctccagtaccagcacaacgcatcaggcttccagtgcgtcaacccagtccgactcggcctgttcccgctccccgcactagccctgaggtgcgtgttcccaggctgatacctccagtaccagcacaacgcatcaggcttctagtgcgtcaacccagtccgactcggcctgttccctgCCTTCCGCACtcagccctgaggtgcgtgtccccagactggcacatccagtaccagtaccacacatcaggcttccagtgcgtcagcccagcctcgagagtccggtaacagtgtgcagtccagagtatccggcatcagtgtgcagtccagagtatccggcaccagtgtgcagtccagagtatccgcaacagtgtctagtccggaaccgaggatCCCttcgcgacccggaaccgagggagtctgcctgcgaccggAACCGAGGGGAGTcgcctgcgacccggaacagagggggagtctgcctgcgacccggaacgggtgagtctgcctatgacccgaaccggtgagtctgcctatgacccggaaccaaaggagtctatcagcaacccggaactgagtaagtctgtTGACGATCCGGAACTAAATATGATTAACTGTGTACTGTGtatcaaatgagtctgcctacagcgtggaacggaagaggtcggcctacgatccggaacgatgggagtctgcgtacggcccgaaactgagcaagtctgtctgcattctggaggacagtaggccggagccagaaccacctcctgtataggtgggttggggagggggtgtagcacaagtgccgtcggtgacggcagccacctcccttccctccctttagtttaggggattttttgttgttgttgttttttttttatttttgttatgaggtgcatccggggtctgcacctttggggtactgtccgtcctgaccagtataagggttatttgttattgtagtttggtcaggacgtggcagagggtattttgtttatgtggtgatttatgtagtagggtgtttgatttattatttccgggttttggtctatgttctatattttgtatttctatgttctttctgatttgttgtatttctatgtttaggttgatgggaggttggactctcaattggaggcaggtgctttctcgttgcctctgattgagagtcctatatatgggtaattgtttggtttggtgttgcggggagattgtttcttgttttgcctgtgtgagcatgacaagactgttttgttgttcgttgcgttcttcgtttgttattttgggtgttctctttatttaaaaataaataacaagatgagcatccacattcctgctgcgttttggtcctccattcccgaccacaactgttacacactgttgaattaactgctatagaactagtttaatgagctaacttcccactgttgaattaactgcatcaactagtttaatgtagcgctaacttcccactgttgaattaactgctatataactagtttaatgtagctaacttcccactgatgAATtgaactgctatagaactagtttaatgtagctaacttcccactgttgaattaac from the Salmo salar chromosome ssa17, Ssal_v3.1, whole genome shotgun sequence genome contains:
- the LOC123728304 gene encoding ladderlectin-like, producing MRFSSNVKQFVLLIIVGIFLLLGYVVFNHFNERQNMVWFDTSKIHIPVDEDQRNTSLSPYSGAEYRTSSLRKGVDAASGVVNTTEEEVEGVDSQSPCPAGWHQNEHRCFSFYPVWATWATAESYCSQHRGNLVSVHSPGQQMFVQDLVRRHTYQPVWIGGYDAAQEEVWLWSDGSAVDRFYWEEDEPSNSGQGENCMELHTGDLV